A DNA window from Streptococcus mutans contains the following coding sequences:
- the rnjB gene encoding ribonuclease J2 — translation MSDIKIIALGGVRENGKNFYVVEVNDAIFILDAGLKYPENEQLGVDVVIPNLDYLIENKKRVQGIFLTHGHADAIGALPYLLSDVKAPVFGSELTIELAKLVVKNNDATKKFHNFHVVDAQTEIEFDDAIISFFKTTHSIPESLGIVVGTKEGNIVYTGDFKFDQAASKLYQTDLARIAEIGREGVLALLSDSANADSTVQIASEAEVGIEMEQVISNWEGRIIVAAVASNLVRIQQVFDSAANNGRRVVLTGYDVENIVRTAIRLKKLSLVDEKLIVKPKDMHKFEDHELIILETGRMSEPLNGLRKMAIGRHRYVEIKDGDLVYIVTTPTVSKEAVVARVENMIYKAGGDVRLITQDLRVSGHANGRDLQLMINLLKPKYLFPIQGEYRELAAHADLALEIGMFPENIYIMKHGDIMVYDKEDGFLHEGGIPAGDVMIDGNAIGDVGNIVLRDRKVLSEDGIFIIALTVNKKEKKIISRAKINTRGFVYVRKSRDILRESADIVNKAVENYLQQDTFDWGELKSIVRDEIGKFLFEQTKRRPAILPVVMEVR, via the coding sequence ATGAGTGACATTAAAATTATTGCCCTAGGCGGAGTTCGTGAAAATGGTAAGAACTTCTATGTGGTAGAAGTCAACGACGCCATTTTCATTCTTGATGCTGGGCTTAAGTATCCAGAAAATGAACAGTTAGGTGTTGATGTTGTTATTCCTAATCTGGATTATCTGATTGAAAATAAAAAGCGTGTACAGGGAATTTTTTTAACCCATGGACATGCTGATGCTATTGGTGCTTTGCCTTATTTGTTGAGTGATGTCAAAGCTCCGGTATTTGGTTCTGAGTTAACGATTGAACTAGCTAAGTTGGTCGTTAAAAACAACGATGCAACTAAGAAATTCCATAATTTCCATGTGGTTGATGCTCAAACTGAAATTGAATTTGACGATGCTATTATTTCTTTTTTCAAAACTACCCATTCTATACCAGAAAGTTTAGGAATTGTAGTTGGCACTAAAGAAGGCAATATTGTTTATACAGGTGATTTTAAGTTTGACCAAGCAGCCAGCAAGCTTTATCAGACTGACTTAGCTCGCATTGCTGAAATTGGACGTGAAGGTGTTCTGGCACTTTTATCAGATTCTGCTAATGCTGATAGCACTGTTCAAATTGCCAGTGAAGCTGAAGTAGGTATTGAAATGGAGCAAGTCATTTCCAATTGGGAAGGACGTATTATCGTCGCTGCAGTAGCCTCTAATCTTGTTCGTATCCAACAAGTCTTTGATTCGGCTGCTAACAATGGCCGCCGTGTTGTGCTGACAGGTTATGATGTTGAAAATATTGTTCGAACAGCTATCCGTCTTAAAAAGCTTTCTCTGGTTGATGAAAAACTTATTGTCAAACCAAAAGATATGCATAAATTTGAAGATCATGAACTAATTATTTTAGAAACTGGTCGGATGAGCGAGCCACTCAATGGTTTAAGAAAAATGGCTATTGGCCGTCATCGTTATGTTGAAATTAAAGATGGTGATTTGGTCTATATTGTAACAACACCTACTGTTTCTAAAGAAGCCGTTGTTGCGCGTGTTGAGAATATGATTTATAAGGCTGGCGGTGATGTGAGACTCATTACTCAGGACTTACGCGTATCTGGCCATGCTAATGGTCGTGATCTTCAACTGATGATTAATCTGCTTAAGCCCAAATATCTCTTCCCTATACAAGGAGAATATCGTGAATTAGCTGCCCATGCTGATTTGGCTCTTGAAATAGGCATGTTTCCGGAAAATATTTATATTATGAAACATGGTGACATTATGGTTTATGATAAAGAGGATGGTTTCTTACATGAAGGCGGTATCCCGGCTGGAGATGTCATGATTGATGGCAATGCTATTGGTGATGTTGGCAATATTGTTTTACGAGACCGCAAGGTGCTTTCTGAAGATGGTATCTTTATCATTGCCTTAACTGTCAATAAAAAAGAAAAGAAAATCATTTCAAGAGCTAAAATCAATACACGTGGTTTTGTTTATGTCAGAAAAAGCCGTGATATTTTACGCGAAAGTGCAGATATTGTCAATAAGGCTGTTGAAAATTATTTGCAACAAGATACGTTTGATTGGGGAGAATTGAAATCTATTGTTCGTGATGAAATTGGTAAATTTCTTTTTGAACAAACTAAGCGTCGTCCAGCTATTTTACCAGTAGTTATGGAAGTTAGATAA
- a CDS encoding CHY zinc finger protein → MVTIYGDLIDKETRCIDYHGPTDIVALKCFACQKYYPCFLCHNRHETHNFQAYPEKLKKDKVVFCGSCQRELTIEAYKEKGTCPFCHHLFNPNCKVHYNHYFRN, encoded by the coding sequence ATGGTTACGATTTACGGTGATCTTATTGACAAGGAAACAAGGTGCATTGATTATCATGGCCCAACAGACATTGTCGCCCTAAAATGTTTTGCCTGTCAAAAATACTACCCTTGTTTTTTATGTCATAATCGACACGAGACACACAATTTTCAAGCTTATCCAGAAAAATTAAAAAAAGATAAGGTTGTTTTTTGTGGATCTTGTCAAAGAGAATTAACTATTGAAGCATACAAAGAAAAAGGAACCTGCCCTTTCTGTCACCATCTTTTCAATCCCAATTGTAAAGTACATTATAATCATTATTTCAGAAATTAA
- a CDS encoding alpha/beta hydrolase, with translation MAFFQIEYNSKTLGMERHVNVIYPDASEIKEDYINDTDIPVLYLLHGMGGNENSWQKRTAIERLVRKTNLIVIMPSTDLAWYTNTAYGLDYYDMIAKELPQILQRFFPNMTKKREKTFIAGLSMGGYGAYKIALSTDKFSHAASFSGALGLGIDGQDLGETTGASQNYWEGIFGNLQGKQLQEHFLTTLAEKSDKKTKFYAWCGYEDILYQANETAVKKLRKIGLNIDYRNDHGRHEWYYWEKQLNFLLEWLPIDYQKEERLS, from the coding sequence ATGGCTTTTTTTCAGATAGAATACAATTCCAAAACTTTAGGGATGGAACGCCATGTTAATGTTATCTATCCCGATGCTTCAGAGATTAAGGAAGATTATATAAATGATACCGATATTCCTGTTCTTTATCTTTTGCACGGTATGGGCGGCAATGAAAATTCATGGCAAAAGCGGACAGCTATTGAACGTCTCGTTAGAAAGACAAATCTTATCGTTATTATGCCATCAACTGATTTAGCATGGTATACCAATACAGCTTATGGCTTGGATTATTATGATATGATTGCCAAAGAACTACCTCAAATTCTGCAGCGTTTCTTTCCAAATATGACAAAAAAACGTGAGAAAACTTTTATTGCGGGACTTTCCATGGGAGGTTACGGAGCTTATAAGATTGCTCTTTCAACAGATAAGTTTTCTCACGCAGCTTCTTTTTCAGGTGCACTTGGACTTGGAATTGATGGTCAAGACCTAGGAGAAACGACAGGAGCATCTCAAAACTATTGGGAAGGCATCTTTGGAAATTTACAAGGAAAACAGTTACAGGAACATTTTCTGACAACACTAGCAGAAAAGTCTGATAAAAAAACCAAGTTCTACGCTTGGTGCGGTTATGAAGATATTCTTTATCAGGCTAATGAAACAGCTGTGAAAAAATTAAGAAAGATAGGGCTTAATATTGACTATCGTAACGACCATGGCAGACATGAGTGGTACTATTGGGAAAAACAGTTGAATTTTCTTTTAGAATGGCTTCCTATTGACTATCAAAAAGAAGAACGGTTGTCCTAA
- a CDS encoding YehR family lipoprotein: MKKKLSIVLGLIIVAVTFFTLTNQKTVSANSSRVETVSYQLLKEGVADVRLTYYHNKGNDKVLKQTAESKILYSALKVTDAQAAKEKVGSQSEKYQGITGVQESVAYKDVYLIEKVSVDYTKANLNELAKKLPEVNINTPSGKRATYISLKQSERFLKKQGYSKVKNGHFKELKVN, from the coding sequence GTGAAAAAGAAATTAAGTATTGTGTTAGGGCTGATTATTGTAGCTGTAACATTTTTTACCTTAACTAATCAAAAAACAGTAAGTGCTAATTCATCTCGTGTAGAAACAGTGTCCTACCAACTTCTTAAAGAAGGTGTAGCTGATGTTAGATTGACTTACTATCATAATAAAGGCAATGATAAGGTACTTAAACAAACGGCGGAATCAAAAATCCTTTATTCAGCACTCAAGGTGACAGATGCTCAAGCAGCAAAAGAGAAGGTTGGCTCTCAATCAGAGAAATATCAAGGTATTACAGGTGTTCAGGAAAGTGTTGCTTACAAAGATGTCTATTTGATAGAAAAAGTAAGTGTAGATTATACCAAAGCTAATCTTAATGAATTAGCGAAAAAGCTTCCAGAAGTAAACATTAATACTCCTTCAGGTAAAAGAGCAACTTATATTAGCTTAAAGCAAAGTGAAAGATTTCTCAAAAAACAGGGTTACAGCAAAGTTAAAAATGGTCATTTTAAAGAATTGAAAGTGAATTAA
- a CDS encoding M57 family metalloprotease: MKTFIKILFFIPRLIWNIIWSIIKTLIILAAIIFAFLYFTNNHKTDLESTISEQWNKITTFFSNDFSLPDTMSKLSTDNYKHEAGSRWSQNSASVYIASTDKTIVKAYQTALANWNATGSFTFNIISDKASADITAKDYSDVNSQAAGLAETETNAVTNRMSHVDVKLNRYYLLDASYGYSFDRIVHTAEHELGHAIGLDHDDKETSVMASSGSYNGIQTVDITAVKKLYAN; encoded by the coding sequence ATGAAGACTTTCATTAAAATTTTGTTTTTTATTCCTAGACTAATATGGAATATTATTTGGAGCATCATTAAAACTCTTATTATTCTTGCTGCTATTATTTTTGCTTTTCTTTATTTTACAAATAATCATAAAACAGACTTGGAATCAACGATCTCCGAACAATGGAATAAGATAACGACTTTTTTTAGTAATGACTTTAGTTTGCCGGATACGATGTCTAAATTATCAACAGATAATTATAAACATGAAGCAGGGAGTCGTTGGAGTCAAAATAGTGCTAGTGTTTATATAGCTTCTACTGATAAAACTATTGTTAAGGCTTACCAAACTGCTCTGGCTAATTGGAATGCAACAGGAAGTTTCACTTTTAATATCATTTCGGATAAAGCATCAGCAGATATTACAGCAAAGGATTATTCTGATGTAAATTCGCAAGCCGCTGGTTTAGCTGAAACAGAAACGAATGCAGTGACCAATCGCATGAGTCATGTTGATGTTAAGCTTAATCGCTACTATCTTTTAGATGCAAGTTACGGTTATAGTTTTGATAGGATAGTCCACACAGCAGAGCATGAGTTAGGGCATGCTATAGGACTTGATCATGATGATAAAGAAACTTCGGTAATGGCCTCATCAGGTTCCTACAATGGTATTCAAACAGTTGATATAACTGCTGTTAAGAAGCTTTACGCTAATTAA
- the wecB gene encoding non-hydrolyzing UDP-N-acetylglucosamine 2-epimerase: MKKIKVMLVFGTRPEAIKMAPLIISLKEQTERFETVTVVTAQHRQMLDQVLETFKIRPDYDLNIMSKQQTLSTITTNVINKLDEVLKSEKPDIILVHGDTTTTLAASISAFYNQIKIGHVEAGLRTWNKYSPFPEEVNRQITDVVSDLYFAPTNQSRDNLLKENHPAQHIFITGNTAIDALDLTVKENYHHDVLTKIKSDNRIILVTMHRRENQGEPMRRVFKTLKSVLADYPDVELVYPVHLSPAVQKAAKDILANTERIHLIEPLDVMDFHNLANKSYFIMSDSGGVQEEAPSLGKPVLVLRDTTERPEGVAAGTLRLVGTQEDSVKNAMISLLDNKEEYDKMAQTQNPYGDGQASKRILEAISYYFNNGARPDDFGTGE, encoded by the coding sequence ATGAAAAAGATTAAAGTTATGCTTGTCTTTGGTACAAGACCAGAGGCCATCAAAATGGCGCCCCTGATTATATCTTTAAAAGAGCAGACTGAACGTTTTGAAACAGTAACCGTAGTAACTGCTCAGCACAGACAGATGCTTGATCAGGTGTTAGAGACATTTAAGATTAGGCCTGATTATGATTTGAACATTATGAGTAAGCAGCAGACCTTGTCAACCATTACAACAAATGTTATTAATAAACTTGATGAAGTCTTAAAGAGTGAGAAACCTGATATTATTTTAGTTCATGGTGACACAACGACAACTCTTGCTGCTAGCATCTCTGCTTTCTATAATCAAATTAAAATTGGTCATGTTGAGGCAGGCCTTAGGACTTGGAATAAATACTCTCCATTTCCAGAAGAAGTTAATCGCCAGATAACAGATGTTGTTTCAGATTTGTACTTTGCACCAACTAATCAAAGCCGTGATAATCTCTTGAAGGAAAATCATCCTGCTCAACATATTTTTATTACTGGAAATACTGCTATTGATGCTCTTGATTTAACTGTTAAAGAGAACTATCATCATGATGTTCTTACTAAAATTAAATCAGATAATAGGATTATTTTAGTAACAATGCATCGTCGTGAAAATCAAGGAGAGCCGATGAGAAGGGTCTTTAAGACGCTTAAATCAGTGTTAGCTGATTATCCAGATGTTGAGCTTGTTTATCCAGTTCATCTGAGTCCTGCTGTTCAAAAGGCAGCAAAGGATATTCTAGCAAATACAGAGCGTATCCATCTGATTGAACCGCTTGATGTTATGGATTTTCATAATCTAGCAAATAAGAGTTATTTTATTATGTCAGATTCTGGTGGTGTCCAAGAGGAGGCGCCATCTCTTGGGAAGCCTGTCCTTGTCTTACGTGATACAACAGAGCGACCTGAAGGAGTAGCAGCAGGGACTTTAAGATTAGTTGGTACTCAAGAAGATAGTGTCAAAAATGCTATGATAAGTTTGCTGGATAATAAAGAAGAATACGATAAAATGGCCCAGACCCAAAATCCTTATGGCGATGGTCAAGCTTCAAAACGTATTTT